The Glycine soja cultivar W05 chromosome 3, ASM419377v2, whole genome shotgun sequence genome window below encodes:
- the LOC114407871 gene encoding exportin-T-like isoform X1, whose protein sequence is MDDLERAILVMFDESGALDDDLKKQAKVYCNDIKEKPLICRLCIEKLCFSNLVQVQFWCLQTLHEVIRTRYLTMTPDERHMIRGSVFSIVCLEDKNLARVLEGPAFIKNKLAQVLITLIYFEYPLVWSSVFVDFFPHLSKGNVVIDMFCRVLNALDDELISLDYPRTPEELAVAGRVKDAMRQQCVPQIVRVWYDIVSMYRNSDHELCTSVLDSMRRYISWIDIGLIVNDAFIPLLFDLILVGPLSDQLRGASVRCLLAVVSKRMEPESKLSLLQSLQISRVLRLVTEDVDVELVSDIAALLSGYAVEALDCFKRINSEDAKGISMELLSEVLPSIFYVMKNFEVDVTFNIIQFLSGYVAIFKSFVPLPEKQLLHLGQILEVILVLIRYDPVHRTNLDVMDKIGKEEEDRMVEFRKDLFVLLRNVGRVAPDVTQLFIRNSLASAVSRSSDSNVEEVEGALSLLYALGESISEEAIRTGSGLLSELVLMLLSTKFPCHSNRLVALVYLETVTRYIKFIQDNTQYIPMVLAAFLDERGIHHSNINVSRRASYLFMRVVKFLKMKLVPFIETILQSLQDTVAQFTIMNYTTEELSGSEDGSHIFEAIGLLIGTEDVLPEKQSDYLSSLLSPLCQQVEALLINAKLLNAEETNAKIAVIQQIIMAINSLSKGFSERLVTASRPAIGIMFKQTLDVLLQVLVIFPKVEPLRNKVTSFIHRMVDTLGASVFPYLPKALEQLLEEIEPKQMVGFLLLLNQLICKFNTLVRDILEEIFPSIAERIFSVIPRNGLPSSGSDAITEEIRELQELQRTLYTFLHVITTHDLSPVFLSPKCKAYLDPVMQLLLYSSCNHNDILVRKACVQIFIRLIKDWCAQPYEEKVPGFRSFVIEAFATNCCLYSVLDRSFEFHDANTFVLFGEIVLAQKVMYEKFGDDFLVNFVSKGFSSAHCPPDQAEQYRQKLQGGDFKALKSFYQSLVENLRVQQNGSLVFR, encoded by the exons ATGGATGATCTGGAGAGAGCGATTCTTGTTATGTTTGATGAATCGGGAGCCCTCGACGATGACTTGAAGAAACAGGCTAAAGTTTACTGTAACGATATTAAGGAGAAGCCATTAATTTGTAGATTGTGCATTGAAAAATTATGCTTTTCAAATCTTGTTCAAGTCCAGTTTTGGTGCCTACAGACCTTGCATGAGGTCATTCGAACGCGATACTTGACAATGACCCCAGATGAGAGGCACATGATCAGGGGCTCCGTCTTTTCAATTGTGTGCCTCGAAGACAAGAACCTCGCAAGGGTTTTGGAAGGCCCTGCATTTATAAAGAACAAGCTTGCACAGGTTTTGATAACTTTGATTTACTTCGAGTACCCTTTGGTTTGGTCCTCCgtctttgttgatttttttccaCATTTGAGCAAAGGAAACGTGGTCATAGACATGTTCTGTAGAGTTTTGAATGCCCTAGATGATGAGCTCATTAGTTTGGACTACCCTAGAACCCCTGAGGAGTTGGCAGTTGCTGGCCGGGTTAAGGATGCAATGAGACAGCAGTGCGTGCCTCAGATAGTTAGAGTTTGGTATGACATTGTTTCTATGTACCGGAATTCTGATCATGAGCTATGCACTAGTGTGTTAGATTCCATGAGGAGATATATTTCTTGGATAGACATTGGGTTGATAGTCAATGATGCTTTCATCCCTttgttgtttgatttgattttggttggtCCTCTGTCTGATCAGCTTCGTGGTGCTTCAGTCAGATGCTTATTAGCAGTTGTTTCTAAGCGAATGGAGCCCGAATCAAAACTGTCATTGTTGCAAAGCCTTCAAATTAGTCGTGTACTTAGGTTAGTGACCGAGGATGTCGATGTTGAGCTGGTCTCTGATATAGCTGCATTGCTTTCTGGGTATGCTGTGGAGGCCTTGGATTGCTTTAAACGCATAAATTCTGAGGATGCTAAAGGAATCTCTATGGAGCTTTTGAGTGAAGTTTTACCCTCCATTTTCTATGTAATGAAGAATTTTGAGGTAGATGTTACATTCAACATCATTCAGTTTCTTTCAGGTTATGTTGCCATTTTTAAGAGCTTTGTTCCTTTGCCGGAGAAGCAGCTACTTCACCTGGGACAGATATTGGAAGTTATCCTTGTGCTAATCCGTTATGACCCAGTGCACCGCACCAATCTTGATGTGATGGACAAAATTGGTAAAGAGGAGGAAGATAGGATGGTGGAGTTCAGAAAGGATTTATTTGTTCTGCTTCGCAATGTGGGTCGTGTAGCGCCTGATGTAACTCAGTTGTTTATCAGAAATTCGTTAGCAAGTGCTGTTTCAAGATCTTCAGATAGCAATGTGGAGGAGGTGGAAGGTGCACTTTCTCTTTTGTATGCACTTGGAGAATCCATAAGTGAGGAAGCCATAAGAACTGGGAGTGGGTTGTTGAGTGAGCTGGTGCTTATGCTTCTATCGACAAAGTTTCCTTGTCACTCTAATAGGCTTGTTGCTCTTGTTTATTTGGAGACAGTGACAAGATATATTAAGTTTATTCAGGATAATACTCAATATATTCCCATGGTTCTGGCTGCCTTTCTCGATGAAAGAGGCATACATCattcaaacatcaatgtaaGTCGTAGAGCCAGTTATTTGTTTATGAGGGTTGTAAAGTTTCTGAAGATGAAGTTGGTGCCTTTTATAGAGACTATTTTGCAG AGCCTGCAAGATACAGTTGCTCAATTCACTATTATGAATTATACGACAGAAGAGCTATCAGGGTCAGAAGATGGTAGCCACATTTTTGAG GCAATTGGTTTATTGATTGGAACAGAAGATGTCCTGCCTGAAAAGCAATCTGATTATCTATCTTCTTTGCTCAGTCCTCTTTGTCAACAG GTTGAGGCACTGCTCATAAATGCCAAGTTATTGAATGCTGAGGAGACTAATGCCAAAATTGCTGTAATCCAGCAAATTATTATGGCAATTAATTCTCTCAGTAAG GGCTTTAGCGAGCGTCTTGTAACCGCTAGTCGCCCTGCAATTGGTATCATGTTTAAGCAG ACATTGGATGTACTTCTTCAAGTTCTTGTTATATTTCCAAAAGTTGAACCTCTGCGAAACAAG GTCACATCTTTTATACACCGCATGGTGGATACACTAGGAGCATCTGTCTTTCCTTACCTTCCAAAGGCATTGGAGCAGTTGCTTGAAGAAATCGAA CCAAAGCAGATGGTTGGTTTTCTTTTGTTACTCAATCAACTTATCTGCAAATTCAATACTTTGGTGCGTGACATTTTGGAGGAAATATTTCCATCTATCGCCGAGCGGATATTCAGTGTTATTCCTAGAAATGGATTACCTTCTTCTGGTTCTGATGCAATCACTGAG GAAATTCGTGAATTGCAAGAACTTCAGCGAACATTGTATACATTTCTTCATGTGATTACTACACATGACCTGTCTCCTGTATTTCTTTCCCCAAAATGTAAAGCATACCTGGATCCAGTGATGCAGTTGCTTTTGTACTCTTCTTGTAATCATAATGATATTCTTGTAAGAAAG GCATGTGTACAGATTTTTATTAGATTAATTAAAGATTGGTGTGCCCAGCCTTATGAAGAAAAG gttccTGGTTTTCGAAGTTTTGTGATTGAAGCATTTGCTACAAACTGCTGTCTGTACAGTGTGCTGGACAGATCTTTTGAGTTTCATGATGCAAATACT tttgttttgtttggagaaattgtGCTGGCACAGAAGGTAATGTATGAAAAATTTGGGGATGATTTTCTCGTAAATTTTGTATCGAAAGGATTTTCTTCTGCACATTGCCCACCAGATCAGGCAGAGCAATATCGTCAAAAATTGCAG
- the LOC114407871 gene encoding exportin-T-like isoform X2, with translation MDDLERAILVMFDESGALDDDLKKQAKVYCNDIKEKPLICRLCIEKLCFSNLVQVQFWCLQTLHEVIRTRYLTMTPDERHMIRGSVFSIVCLEDKNLARVLEGPAFIKNKLAQVLITLIYFEYPLVWSSVFVDFFPHLSKGNVVIDMFCRVLNALDDELISLDYPRTPEELAVAGRVKDAMRQQCVPQIVRVWYDIVSMYRNSDHELCTSVLDSMRRYISWIDIGLIVNDAFIPLLFDLILVGPLSDQLRGASVRCLLAVVSKRMEPESKLSLLQSLQISRVLRLVTEDVDVELVSDIAALLSGYAVEALDCFKRINSEDAKGISMELLSEVLPSIFYVMKNFEVDVTFNIIQFLSGYVAIFKSFVPLPEKQLLHLGQILEVILVLIRYDPVHRTNLDVMDKIGKEEEDRMVEFRKDLFVLLRNVGRVAPDVTQLFIRNSLASAVSRSSDSNVEEVEGALSLLYALGESISEEAIRTGSGLLSELVLMLLSTKFPCHSNRLVALVYLETVTRYIKFIQDNTQYIPMVLAAFLDERGIHHSNINVSRRASYLFMRVVKFLKMKLVPFIETILQSLQDTVAQFTIMNYTTEELSGSEDGSHIFEAIGLLIGTEDVLPEKQSDYLSSLLSPLCQQVEALLINAKLLNAEETNAKIAVIQQIIMAINSLSKGFSERLVTASRPAIGIMFKQTLDVLLQVLVIFPKVEPLRNKPKQMVGFLLLLNQLICKFNTLVRDILEEIFPSIAERIFSVIPRNGLPSSGSDAITEEIRELQELQRTLYTFLHVITTHDLSPVFLSPKCKAYLDPVMQLLLYSSCNHNDILVRKACVQIFIRLIKDWCAQPYEEKVPGFRSFVIEAFATNCCLYSVLDRSFEFHDANTFVLFGEIVLAQKVMYEKFGDDFLVNFVSKGFSSAHCPPDQAEQYRQKLQGGDFKALKSFYQSLVENLRVQQNGSLVFR, from the exons ATGGATGATCTGGAGAGAGCGATTCTTGTTATGTTTGATGAATCGGGAGCCCTCGACGATGACTTGAAGAAACAGGCTAAAGTTTACTGTAACGATATTAAGGAGAAGCCATTAATTTGTAGATTGTGCATTGAAAAATTATGCTTTTCAAATCTTGTTCAAGTCCAGTTTTGGTGCCTACAGACCTTGCATGAGGTCATTCGAACGCGATACTTGACAATGACCCCAGATGAGAGGCACATGATCAGGGGCTCCGTCTTTTCAATTGTGTGCCTCGAAGACAAGAACCTCGCAAGGGTTTTGGAAGGCCCTGCATTTATAAAGAACAAGCTTGCACAGGTTTTGATAACTTTGATTTACTTCGAGTACCCTTTGGTTTGGTCCTCCgtctttgttgatttttttccaCATTTGAGCAAAGGAAACGTGGTCATAGACATGTTCTGTAGAGTTTTGAATGCCCTAGATGATGAGCTCATTAGTTTGGACTACCCTAGAACCCCTGAGGAGTTGGCAGTTGCTGGCCGGGTTAAGGATGCAATGAGACAGCAGTGCGTGCCTCAGATAGTTAGAGTTTGGTATGACATTGTTTCTATGTACCGGAATTCTGATCATGAGCTATGCACTAGTGTGTTAGATTCCATGAGGAGATATATTTCTTGGATAGACATTGGGTTGATAGTCAATGATGCTTTCATCCCTttgttgtttgatttgattttggttggtCCTCTGTCTGATCAGCTTCGTGGTGCTTCAGTCAGATGCTTATTAGCAGTTGTTTCTAAGCGAATGGAGCCCGAATCAAAACTGTCATTGTTGCAAAGCCTTCAAATTAGTCGTGTACTTAGGTTAGTGACCGAGGATGTCGATGTTGAGCTGGTCTCTGATATAGCTGCATTGCTTTCTGGGTATGCTGTGGAGGCCTTGGATTGCTTTAAACGCATAAATTCTGAGGATGCTAAAGGAATCTCTATGGAGCTTTTGAGTGAAGTTTTACCCTCCATTTTCTATGTAATGAAGAATTTTGAGGTAGATGTTACATTCAACATCATTCAGTTTCTTTCAGGTTATGTTGCCATTTTTAAGAGCTTTGTTCCTTTGCCGGAGAAGCAGCTACTTCACCTGGGACAGATATTGGAAGTTATCCTTGTGCTAATCCGTTATGACCCAGTGCACCGCACCAATCTTGATGTGATGGACAAAATTGGTAAAGAGGAGGAAGATAGGATGGTGGAGTTCAGAAAGGATTTATTTGTTCTGCTTCGCAATGTGGGTCGTGTAGCGCCTGATGTAACTCAGTTGTTTATCAGAAATTCGTTAGCAAGTGCTGTTTCAAGATCTTCAGATAGCAATGTGGAGGAGGTGGAAGGTGCACTTTCTCTTTTGTATGCACTTGGAGAATCCATAAGTGAGGAAGCCATAAGAACTGGGAGTGGGTTGTTGAGTGAGCTGGTGCTTATGCTTCTATCGACAAAGTTTCCTTGTCACTCTAATAGGCTTGTTGCTCTTGTTTATTTGGAGACAGTGACAAGATATATTAAGTTTATTCAGGATAATACTCAATATATTCCCATGGTTCTGGCTGCCTTTCTCGATGAAAGAGGCATACATCattcaaacatcaatgtaaGTCGTAGAGCCAGTTATTTGTTTATGAGGGTTGTAAAGTTTCTGAAGATGAAGTTGGTGCCTTTTATAGAGACTATTTTGCAG AGCCTGCAAGATACAGTTGCTCAATTCACTATTATGAATTATACGACAGAAGAGCTATCAGGGTCAGAAGATGGTAGCCACATTTTTGAG GCAATTGGTTTATTGATTGGAACAGAAGATGTCCTGCCTGAAAAGCAATCTGATTATCTATCTTCTTTGCTCAGTCCTCTTTGTCAACAG GTTGAGGCACTGCTCATAAATGCCAAGTTATTGAATGCTGAGGAGACTAATGCCAAAATTGCTGTAATCCAGCAAATTATTATGGCAATTAATTCTCTCAGTAAG GGCTTTAGCGAGCGTCTTGTAACCGCTAGTCGCCCTGCAATTGGTATCATGTTTAAGCAG ACATTGGATGTACTTCTTCAAGTTCTTGTTATATTTCCAAAAGTTGAACCTCTGCGAAACAAG CCAAAGCAGATGGTTGGTTTTCTTTTGTTACTCAATCAACTTATCTGCAAATTCAATACTTTGGTGCGTGACATTTTGGAGGAAATATTTCCATCTATCGCCGAGCGGATATTCAGTGTTATTCCTAGAAATGGATTACCTTCTTCTGGTTCTGATGCAATCACTGAG GAAATTCGTGAATTGCAAGAACTTCAGCGAACATTGTATACATTTCTTCATGTGATTACTACACATGACCTGTCTCCTGTATTTCTTTCCCCAAAATGTAAAGCATACCTGGATCCAGTGATGCAGTTGCTTTTGTACTCTTCTTGTAATCATAATGATATTCTTGTAAGAAAG GCATGTGTACAGATTTTTATTAGATTAATTAAAGATTGGTGTGCCCAGCCTTATGAAGAAAAG gttccTGGTTTTCGAAGTTTTGTGATTGAAGCATTTGCTACAAACTGCTGTCTGTACAGTGTGCTGGACAGATCTTTTGAGTTTCATGATGCAAATACT tttgttttgtttggagaaattgtGCTGGCACAGAAGGTAATGTATGAAAAATTTGGGGATGATTTTCTCGTAAATTTTGTATCGAAAGGATTTTCTTCTGCACATTGCCCACCAGATCAGGCAGAGCAATATCGTCAAAAATTGCAG